Proteins encoded by one window of Deinococcus radiodurans R1 = ATCC 13939 = DSM 20539:
- a CDS encoding Nif3-like dinuclear metal center hexameric protein, with the protein MTVSPSSQTGRGEIGRDELVRWLGEYLRIGAYPDPSLNGLQIQGTDKIRRIAASVDTSLQTLQAAAESGADLLLVHHGLFWGRPLAITGPHYERVRTAIQADLNLYAAHIPLDAHPEVGNNAMIARALSLTDLQPFGDWQGHKIGVAGTLPRELGLQDFADRIQKLTGEICLVHGGGSPNIHRVGVTSGSGAGAIAEAAAMGLDTLLTGEPEHKYFHDSFEYGVNVIFAGHYETEVFGVRALAARIEDEFGIPWQFLNFPTGL; encoded by the coding sequence ATGACTGTTTCCCCTTCTTCTCAAACCGGGCGCGGCGAAATCGGGCGTGACGAGCTGGTGCGCTGGCTCGGCGAGTACCTCCGCATTGGCGCGTACCCCGACCCCTCGCTCAATGGCCTGCAAATTCAGGGCACCGACAAGATTCGCCGCATTGCCGCGAGCGTGGACACCAGCTTGCAGACGTTGCAGGCCGCCGCCGAGTCGGGGGCCGACCTGCTGCTGGTGCACCACGGGCTGTTCTGGGGGAGGCCCCTGGCGATCACCGGGCCGCATTACGAGCGCGTGCGGACGGCGATTCAGGCCGACCTGAACCTCTACGCGGCGCACATTCCGCTCGACGCTCACCCCGAAGTCGGCAACAACGCCATGATTGCGAGGGCGCTGAGCCTGACTGACCTGCAACCGTTCGGCGACTGGCAGGGCCACAAAATCGGCGTGGCGGGCACCCTGCCGCGTGAGCTGGGCTTGCAGGACTTCGCCGACCGCATCCAGAAACTGACCGGCGAAATCTGCCTCGTGCACGGCGGCGGCTCGCCCAACATCCACCGCGTCGGCGTGACTTCCGGCAGCGGTGCGGGCGCGATTGCCGAGGCCGCCGCCATGGGCCTCGACACCCTGCTGACCGGCGAACCCGAGCACAAGTATTTCCACGACTCGTTCGAATACGGCGTGAACGTGATTTTTGCCGGCCACTACGAAACTGAGGTCTTCGGCGTGCGCGCGCTGGCAGCCCGCATCGAAGACGAGTTCGGCATTCCCTGGCAGTTCCTCAACTTCCCGACCGGGCTGTGA
- a CDS encoding VOC family protein, which produces MPLLNGLDHVQLEAPAGCEVAAREFFAGVLGLPELQKPEALRKNGGCWFGLPDGRQVHVGVVADYVPRRKGHFALRCDDVGAVARHLAAHGVACTPDKEAGVPRLFLQDPWGGRLEIVQGAHPSRPLS; this is translated from the coding sequence ATGCCCCTTCTCAACGGACTGGACCACGTGCAACTGGAAGCCCCGGCAGGCTGCGAGGTCGCCGCCCGCGAGTTTTTCGCCGGGGTGTTGGGCCTCCCCGAACTGCAAAAACCGGAGGCTCTCCGTAAGAACGGCGGCTGCTGGTTCGGCCTCCCCGATGGCCGGCAGGTGCACGTCGGCGTGGTGGCGGACTACGTGCCGCGCCGTAAAGGTCACTTCGCCCTGCGCTGCGACGATGTGGGGGCGGTGGCGCGTCACCTGGCAGCGCACGGCGTCGCCTGCACCCCCGACAAGGAAGCGGGCGTGCCGCGCCTCTTTCTGCAAGACCCCTGGGGCGGGCGGCTGGAAATCGTGCAGGGGGCGCACCCCTCGCGGCCTCTGTCCTGA
- the accB gene encoding acetyl-CoA carboxylase biotin carboxyl carrier protein — MNPDDLKKILDALTHADVREFALKTGSFDLALKRARRRSPQCLPRSAPQLSYPQMPPLPQPMMGGFAPMPAPQAPAAPSAPAAPAPEAAPAPAAPAEAAPAAASAPVASAGTPVKAPIVGTFYSASSPDAAPYVKVGDRVESGQVLCIIEAMKLMNEIEAEQSGVIREILVKNAEPVEYGQTLFMIE; from the coding sequence ATGAACCCGGATGACCTGAAGAAAATTCTCGATGCCCTGACCCATGCCGACGTGCGCGAATTCGCCCTGAAGACCGGCAGCTTCGACCTCGCCCTCAAGCGTGCCCGCAGGCGTTCGCCCCAGTGCCTGCCCCGAAGCGCGCCGCAGCTGAGCTATCCCCAGATGCCGCCCTTGCCCCAGCCGATGATGGGCGGCTTTGCTCCGATGCCCGCACCCCAGGCCCCTGCCGCGCCGAGTGCGCCTGCGGCTCCCGCTCCCGAAGCGGCACCTGCTCCCGCCGCGCCCGCCGAAGCCGCTCCCGCTGCGGCCTCCGCGCCAGTCGCCAGCGCAGGCACCCCGGTCAAGGCGCCCATCGTCGGCACCTTCTACTCGGCGAGCAGCCCCGACGCTGCGCCCTACGTCAAGGTGGGCGACCGCGTGGAAAGCGGGCAGGTGCTGTGCATCATCGAAGCGATGAAGCTGATGAACGAAATCGAGGCCGAGCAAAGCGGCGTGATTCGCGAGATTCTGGTGAAGAACGCCGAGCCGGTGGAGTACGGCCAGACGCTGTTCATGATCGAGTGA
- the tmk gene encoding dTMP kinase: MSQGLFITLEGPEGAGKTTQLARLEARLRAAGHAVTVTREPGGTPLGTRVREVVLDPAVEIEPLGEFLLYSASRAQLVREVLRPALERGETVLCDRYADSSLAYQGAGRGLSLPLLRQITAEVTGGLTPGLTVLLDLDPALGLQRAARRGQPDRLEQADLTFHRRVRQGFLDLAHAEPQRFLVLDATRPEDELEAEIWAAVSERGH; this comes from the coding sequence GTGAGCCAGGGCCTTTTCATCACCCTCGAAGGGCCGGAGGGCGCGGGCAAAACGACGCAGCTCGCCCGGCTGGAAGCGCGGCTGCGGGCAGCGGGACACGCCGTCACCGTCACCCGCGAACCGGGAGGCACCCCACTGGGCACGCGGGTGCGCGAGGTGGTGCTCGACCCGGCGGTGGAGATCGAGCCGCTCGGTGAGTTTCTGCTGTACTCCGCCAGCCGCGCCCAGCTCGTGCGCGAGGTGCTGCGTCCGGCACTGGAACGCGGCGAAACCGTGCTGTGTGACCGCTACGCCGACTCCTCGCTCGCCTACCAGGGCGCGGGCCGGGGGCTCTCGCTCCCACTCCTGCGTCAGATCACCGCCGAGGTCACGGGCGGCCTCACGCCCGGGCTGACGGTGCTGCTCGACCTCGACCCCGCGCTGGGCCTGCAAAGGGCCGCGCGGCGCGGGCAGCCTGACCGGCTGGAACAGGCCGACCTGACCTTTCACCGCCGGGTGCGCCAGGGCTTTCTGGACCTCGCGCACGCCGAGCCGCAAAGATTTCTGGTGCTGGACGCGACCCGCCCGGAGGACGAGCTGGAAGCGGAGATTTGGGCGGCGGTGTCAGAAAGAGGGCACTGA
- a CDS encoding enoyl-CoA hydratase-related protein, whose product MTYQSIRLTQRPLSQDGTTQGGTVATLTLAAKMGSMGPAFWQEFPQALSELGDARVLIVRGEQVFSAGLDVKSNGAAIVPALGKPDAFKAVVDEMHAVTEGLAALPMPVIAAVHGWCIGAGLELIAGADLRLCSQDARFSLPEVKLGITADLGGLQRLPHLIGRGRTAHLALTGEAIDAATAERWGLVTEVLPDQDALFARAEALAEHLAALPAKALEGTKRALSDGLPHAESLAAAVRWNAEHMTVEALQAGMKKG is encoded by the coding sequence ATGACTTACCAGAGCATCCGGCTGACGCAGCGGCCCCTCTCCCAGGACGGAACCACGCAGGGCGGAACAGTCGCCACCCTGACTCTCGCCGCCAAAATGGGCAGCATGGGCCCGGCCTTCTGGCAGGAGTTTCCGCAGGCCCTGAGTGAGCTGGGAGACGCTCGCGTGCTGATCGTGCGCGGCGAACAGGTCTTCAGCGCCGGGCTCGATGTCAAGTCGAACGGCGCCGCCATCGTGCCCGCGCTCGGCAAACCCGACGCTTTCAAGGCCGTGGTGGACGAGATGCACGCCGTGACCGAGGGCCTCGCCGCCCTGCCGATGCCGGTGATTGCCGCCGTGCACGGCTGGTGCATCGGCGCGGGGCTGGAGCTGATCGCGGGCGCCGACCTGCGGCTGTGCAGCCAGGACGCCCGCTTCTCGCTGCCTGAGGTCAAACTCGGCATCACCGCCGACCTCGGGGGCTTGCAGCGCCTGCCGCACCTGATCGGACGGGGCCGCACCGCCCACCTCGCCCTAACCGGGGAAGCGATTGACGCTGCCACCGCCGAGCGCTGGGGCCTGGTCACCGAAGTGCTGCCCGACCAGGACGCGCTTTTTGCCCGTGCCGAGGCGCTGGCCGAGCACCTTGCCGCCCTCCCCGCCAAGGCGCTCGAAGGCACCAAGCGCGCGCTGAGCGACGGCCTGCCGCACGCCGAGAGCCTCGCCGCCGCCGTGCGCTGGAACGCCGAGCACATGACGGTGGAGGCGCTGCAAGCCGGGATGAAAAAGGGCTGA
- the efp gene encoding elongation factor P produces MISVTELRNGTKVQMDGGLWECLDYSHLKMGRGGAKVVTKFRNMESGSIVDRTFNSTEKLQDIYVEGKKMQYLYPDGDDYVFMDMETFDQVHLGKNIVSDAAKFMKENTEVEVAMYGDKALSISLPNQVILKITQTDPGVRGDTVSGGTKPATLETGAVVQVPLFVEQGTDVKVDTRTGQYLSRA; encoded by the coding sequence ATGATTAGCGTAACTGAACTGCGAAACGGCACGAAAGTGCAGATGGACGGCGGCCTGTGGGAATGCCTCGACTACTCCCACCTCAAGATGGGACGCGGCGGCGCGAAAGTCGTGACCAAGTTCCGCAACATGGAAAGCGGCTCGATTGTGGACCGCACCTTCAACAGCACCGAAAAGTTGCAGGACATCTACGTCGAAGGCAAGAAGATGCAGTACCTGTACCCCGACGGTGACGACTACGTGTTTATGGACATGGAAACCTTCGACCAGGTTCACCTCGGCAAGAACATCGTGAGCGACGCCGCCAAGTTCATGAAGGAAAACACCGAGGTCGAAGTGGCGATGTACGGCGACAAGGCCCTGAGCATCAGCCTGCCCAACCAGGTCATCCTCAAGATCACCCAGACCGACCCCGGCGTGCGCGGCGACACCGTGTCGGGCGGCACCAAGCCCGCCACCCTGGAAACCGGCGCCGTGGTGCAGGTGCCCCTGTTCGTGGAGCAGGGCACCGACGTGAAGGTGGACACCCGCACCGGCCAGTACCTCAGCCGCGCCTGA
- the accC gene encoding acetyl-CoA carboxylase biotin carboxylase subunit, with product MFKKILIANRGEIALRVIRTAREMGIQTVVVYSTADEKSLPVLLADESVCVGPPASNQSYLNIPNILSAALMTGAEAIHPGYGFMAENPDFAEMCREHGIVFIGPTPESMRALGSKAGGREIAAQSNVPTVPGTGVLESVDAALLAAKQIGYPVLLKASAGGGGRGQKVIRTQEELQKGFNQAQEEARLYFGDPAIIMEKFLEEFRHIEVQVMGDGQGHVIHIGERDCSIQRRNQKLIEEAPSTLPESLRQEILAAGVRLAQFVNYAGAGTLEFIMDRDGNYYFMEMNTRIQVEHCVSEMISSLDLVRLQIEIAAGLGLNIQQDDVKLHGHAIECRINAEDPDKDFRPAAGKIDDAHFAGGAGVRVDTHVYSGYSIPPHYDSLIGKLIVWHEDRDKAVSRMKRALEETVIQGPKTTIPLYIKIMDNPFYKRGAVMTNFLKTRMEM from the coding sequence ATGTTCAAGAAAATCCTGATCGCCAACCGTGGCGAGATCGCCCTGCGCGTCATCCGGACGGCGCGGGAAATGGGCATCCAGACGGTCGTGGTGTATTCCACCGCCGACGAAAAGAGCCTGCCGGTGCTGCTCGCCGACGAATCGGTCTGCGTGGGGCCGCCCGCTTCAAATCAGAGCTACCTCAACATCCCCAACATCCTCTCGGCGGCGCTGATGACCGGCGCCGAGGCGATTCACCCCGGCTACGGCTTCATGGCCGAGAACCCCGACTTCGCCGAGATGTGCCGCGAGCACGGCATCGTGTTTATCGGGCCGACGCCGGAAAGTATGCGGGCGCTGGGCAGCAAAGCGGGCGGACGCGAAATCGCCGCACAGAGCAATGTGCCCACCGTGCCGGGCACTGGCGTGCTGGAAAGCGTGGACGCTGCGCTGCTCGCCGCCAAGCAGATCGGCTACCCGGTGCTGCTCAAGGCCAGCGCGGGCGGCGGCGGACGCGGCCAGAAAGTGATTCGCACCCAGGAAGAGCTGCAAAAGGGCTTCAATCAGGCGCAGGAAGAAGCGCGGCTGTACTTCGGCGACCCGGCGATCATCATGGAGAAATTCCTGGAGGAGTTCCGCCACATCGAGGTGCAGGTGATGGGCGACGGCCAGGGGCACGTCATCCACATCGGCGAGCGCGACTGTTCGATTCAGCGCCGCAACCAGAAGCTGATCGAGGAAGCGCCCTCCACGCTGCCCGAGTCGCTGCGTCAGGAAATCCTCGCCGCCGGGGTGCGCCTCGCCCAGTTCGTGAACTACGCGGGCGCCGGCACGCTGGAATTCATCATGGACCGCGACGGCAACTACTACTTCATGGAGATGAACACCCGCATTCAGGTCGAGCACTGCGTGTCGGAAATGATTTCCAGCCTCGACCTCGTGCGCCTGCAAATCGAAATTGCCGCCGGCCTGGGCCTCAACATTCAGCAGGACGACGTGAAGTTGCACGGCCACGCCATCGAGTGCCGCATCAACGCCGAGGACCCCGACAAGGACTTCCGCCCGGCAGCCGGCAAAATCGACGACGCGCACTTCGCGGGCGGAGCGGGCGTGCGGGTGGACACCCACGTCTACAGCGGCTACTCGATCCCGCCGCACTACGACTCGCTGATCGGCAAACTGATCGTGTGGCACGAGGACCGCGACAAGGCGGTGTCGCGCATGAAACGGGCGCTGGAAGAAACCGTGATTCAGGGGCCGAAGACGACCATTCCGCTCTACATCAAGATCATGGACAACCCGTTCTACAAACGCGGCGCGGTGATGACCAACTTCCTGAAGACGCGCATGGAGATGTAG
- a CDS encoding glutaminyl-peptide cyclotransferase produces MRRSPALSLSTFALLALAALPLALSSAPTPTRAPAAKVSSARTPVLRPVVAARYPHDRAAFTQGLQYLGGGHYLESTGQVGESDLRVSELRGAKVLWSTPLAQALPQAFGEGSTQLGSTVYQLTWQDGVALTYDARTFKETGRHRYQGEGWGLTSDGKSLIMSNGTSTLVWRDPKTFAAQRSVQVTDQGQPVRNLNELEYVQGSVYANVWLTDRIARIHPQTGKVLTWIDVSDLTREVSAAATKQGQALTFDDVPNGIAFIPERGTLLLTGKRWPTLFEVKVPGLGLKVEGAKN; encoded by the coding sequence ATGCGCCGCTCCCCCGCCCTGTCGCTGTCGACCTTCGCCCTGCTGGCCCTCGCCGCGTTGCCCCTGGCCCTGTCGTCCGCCCCCACCCCGACCCGTGCTCCTGCGGCCAAGGTGAGCAGCGCCCGCACGCCGGTGCTGCGCCCGGTGGTCGCGGCGCGCTACCCGCACGACCGCGCCGCCTTTACCCAGGGCCTGCAGTACCTCGGCGGTGGGCACTACCTGGAAAGCACCGGGCAGGTGGGCGAGTCCGATCTGCGGGTCAGCGAACTGCGCGGAGCGAAGGTGCTGTGGAGCACGCCGCTCGCGCAGGCGCTGCCGCAGGCGTTCGGCGAGGGGTCCACGCAACTCGGCAGCACCGTCTACCAGCTCACCTGGCAAGACGGCGTCGCACTCACCTACGACGCCCGCACCTTCAAGGAAACGGGCCGCCACCGCTATCAGGGCGAGGGCTGGGGTCTGACGAGCGACGGCAAGAGCCTGATTATGAGCAACGGCACCTCTACGCTGGTCTGGCGCGACCCCAAGACCTTCGCCGCGCAGCGCAGCGTGCAGGTCACCGACCAGGGGCAGCCGGTCCGTAACCTCAACGAACTGGAATACGTGCAGGGCTCGGTCTACGCCAACGTCTGGCTGACCGACCGTATCGCCCGGATTCACCCGCAGACCGGCAAGGTTCTGACCTGGATCGACGTGTCGGACCTCACCCGCGAGGTCAGCGCGGCGGCGACAAAACAGGGTCAGGCCCTCACCTTCGACGACGTGCCCAACGGCATCGCCTTCATTCCCGAGCGCGGCACACTGCTGCTGACCGGCAAGCGCTGGCCGACGCTGTTCGAAGTGAAGGTGCCGGGGTTGGGGCTGAAGGTGGAAGGCGCGAAGAACTGA
- a CDS encoding SDR family oxidoreductase → MTQSSPNRPADPATTFRPDLLAGKHALITGGGSGINLGIAQSFAAHGCAVTILGRNLEKAQNAAQGIVDAGGRAMGVSADVRDFAALEAAVAAATAEFGDFDIVLAGAAGNFPAPVDGISPNGFKTVVDIDLLGTYNTIKAAAPRLKVPGGNILSISAYGVPVPMQAHVVAAKAGVDALTQTLAVEWGLRGVRVNAIIPGPIDGTEGMARLAPDEKSRSAFTRTVPLGRFGVPQDIANAALFLVSDAASYVTGVILPVDGGQNMLGGAPQYQMYLQMQAAQQKD, encoded by the coding sequence ATGACCCAGTCCTCACCCAACCGCCCCGCCGACCCCGCCACCACCTTTCGTCCCGACCTGCTCGCGGGCAAGCACGCGCTGATTACCGGCGGCGGGAGCGGCATCAACCTCGGCATCGCGCAGAGCTTCGCGGCGCACGGCTGCGCGGTGACGATTCTCGGGCGCAACCTGGAAAAGGCGCAAAACGCCGCGCAGGGCATCGTGGACGCGGGCGGACGGGCGATGGGCGTCAGCGCCGACGTGCGCGACTTTGCGGCGCTGGAAGCGGCTGTGGCGGCGGCCACCGCTGAGTTCGGTGACTTCGATATCGTGCTGGCGGGGGCGGCGGGCAACTTTCCGGCGCCGGTGGACGGCATCAGCCCCAATGGGTTCAAGACGGTGGTGGACATTGACCTGCTCGGCACCTACAACACCATCAAGGCCGCCGCGCCACGCCTGAAGGTGCCGGGCGGCAACATCCTCAGCATCAGCGCCTACGGCGTGCCGGTGCCGATGCAGGCGCATGTGGTCGCCGCCAAAGCCGGGGTGGACGCCCTGACCCAGACCCTCGCCGTGGAGTGGGGCCTGCGCGGTGTGCGCGTCAACGCGATTATTCCCGGCCCCATCGACGGCACCGAAGGCATGGCCCGCCTCGCCCCCGACGAAAAGTCGCGCTCTGCCTTCACCCGCACCGTGCCGCTGGGCCGCTTCGGCGTGCCGCAGGACATCGCCAACGCCGCGCTGTTTCTGGTGAGCGACGCCGCGAGCTACGTGACCGGCGTGATTTTGCCGGTGGACGGCGGCCAGAACATGCTCGGCGGGGCGCCGCAGTACCAGATGTACCTTCAGATGCAGGCGGCGCAGCAAAAGGACTGA
- a CDS encoding S-layer homology domain-containing protein, translating to MKYLRALPAVSVVALSSALALGGGAQPPIQTTPVPVQTAPAPKPAPVACTQGAWAKAAIDLVTQKGLFIGYPDGSFDWCSAITRQEVAQVLARLLAQMPENTFNPAELDTLRQGVAEALAGLEELRAQLAQQNQSIEDLRAQIDELRTALNNMPAAGQGEAGALAPRVPRAKPAPSVPRVLRALRVRLAPRVLRVKLVPSVPRAPRVSAARRVTPTFRPPSPSATATTWARPTTASSSRTWARWSASPPATTRSTAASACA from the coding sequence ATGAAGTATCTGCGTGCTCTGCCTGCCGTTTCCGTTGTCGCCCTGAGCTCGGCGCTCGCCCTGGGTGGCGGCGCTCAGCCCCCCATCCAGACCACCCCGGTGCCCGTGCAGACGGCCCCCGCGCCCAAGCCCGCTCCCGTCGCCTGCACCCAGGGCGCCTGGGCCAAGGCCGCTATTGACCTGGTGACCCAGAAGGGCCTGTTCATCGGCTACCCCGACGGCAGCTTCGACTGGTGCAGCGCCATCACCCGTCAGGAAGTCGCTCAGGTGCTCGCCCGCCTGCTCGCGCAGATGCCCGAAAACACCTTCAACCCTGCCGAACTCGACACCCTGCGTCAGGGCGTTGCCGAAGCGCTCGCCGGCCTGGAAGAACTGCGCGCCCAGCTCGCTCAGCAGAACCAGTCCATCGAAGACCTGCGCGCTCAGATTGACGAGCTCCGTACCGCGCTGAACAACATGCCCGCCGCCGGTCAGGGCGAAGCGGGCGCGCTGGCGCCCAGGGTCCCCAGGGCGAAGCCGGCCCCGTCGGTCCCCAGGGTCCTGCGGGCGTTGCGGGTGCGACTGGCCCCCAGGGTCCTCAGGGTGAAGCTGGTCCCGTCGGTCCCCAGGGCCCCCAGGGTGAGCGCGGCGAGAAGGGTGACCCCTACATTCCGCCCGCCGAGCCCTTCCGCTACGGCAACTACGTGGGCGCGGCCTACTACAGCATCCTCCAGCAGAACGTGGGCCAGATGGTCCGCATCACCGCCGGCAACGACCAGATCTACGGCGGCTTCGGCGTGCGCGTGA